The following are encoded in a window of Halosolutus halophilus genomic DNA:
- a CDS encoding ribonuclease HI family protein gives MTDDPLPAEHLSPLATLVDEVLAGVGYEVAAATDAIDDAVPGYGGLFDPATTPPELRRALESLLASGLTRPSVPEPTSDTFVLYVDGSSRGNPGPAGAGAVITDAAEDQLVRLGRPVGSRTGNNTAEYVALQLGLSELLARYEPRRLDVRIDSMTVIRDVWGGNDPTEPGVETYSEAVTTALSRIPEHQYTHLADSDPNPADALATVGADIAAFGPG, from the coding sequence GTGACCGACGACCCTCTCCCGGCCGAACATCTCTCGCCGCTCGCCACGCTCGTTGACGAGGTACTCGCAGGTGTCGGCTACGAGGTGGCGGCCGCCACCGACGCCATCGACGATGCTGTCCCCGGCTACGGCGGTCTGTTCGACCCCGCAACCACCCCGCCCGAGTTGCGTCGCGCGCTCGAAAGCCTCCTCGCGTCGGGACTCACCCGACCATCCGTCCCCGAACCGACGAGCGACACGTTCGTCCTCTACGTCGATGGCAGTTCACGCGGCAACCCCGGCCCCGCGGGTGCGGGCGCTGTCATCACGGACGCTGCGGAGGACCAACTCGTCCGTCTCGGCCGACCCGTCGGCTCCCGAACGGGGAACAACACCGCCGAATACGTCGCCCTCCAACTCGGACTCTCCGAACTGTTGGCTCGCTACGAGCCACGCAGGCTGGACGTGCGCATCGATTCAATGACGGTCATCCGAGACGTCTGGGGTGGCAATGACCCGACGGAACCGGGCGTCGAGACATACAGCGAGGCCGTCACGACAGCACTGTCGCGCATTCCGGAACACCAGTACACGCATCTGGCCGACAGCGACCCGAACCCCGCCGACGCACTGGCGACAGTGGGAGCCGATATCGCGGCCTTTGGACCTGGATAG
- a CDS encoding uracil-DNA glycosylase — translation MGEMEDLRVTACTRCPDLVDCRSRIVNGTGPEDADVLFVGEGPGANEDEQGEPFVGRSGTVLDDALRTVGLDRETVRITNCVRCRPPENRDPTTEELENCREYLEREIDLLDPDAIVTLGKVPSEHLLDRSVAVTKEAGDVADVRIEGTPRRVLICVHPAATLYDRSQEETFETTLQRAADLAGVDGSDNGSGQTRLDGF, via the coding sequence ATGGGAGAGATGGAAGATCTCCGGGTCACCGCCTGCACCCGGTGTCCGGACCTCGTCGACTGTCGGAGTCGGATCGTCAACGGCACCGGCCCAGAGGACGCCGACGTGCTGTTCGTCGGCGAGGGGCCGGGTGCGAACGAGGACGAGCAGGGCGAACCGTTCGTCGGTCGCAGCGGCACCGTTCTGGACGACGCGCTCCGAACCGTCGGGCTCGATCGGGAGACCGTCCGCATCACGAACTGCGTGCGCTGTCGGCCGCCCGAGAACCGCGACCCGACGACCGAGGAACTCGAGAACTGCCGGGAGTACCTGGAGCGGGAGATCGACCTGCTCGACCCGGACGCGATCGTCACGCTGGGGAAGGTGCCCAGCGAACACCTGCTCGATCGATCGGTCGCCGTGACGAAGGAAGCCGGCGACGTCGCCGACGTGCGGATCGAGGGGACGCCGCGGCGAGTGTTGATCTGCGTCCACCCGGCGGCGACGCTTTACGATCGGAGCCAGGAGGAGACCTTCGAGACGACCCTCCAGCGGGCGGCGGACCTCGCTGGCGTCGACGGCAGCGACAACGGGAGCGGACAGACCCGACTCGACGGGTTTTGA
- a CDS encoding ABC transporter substrate-binding protein: MIDDSISLSRREYLAGTSAVGTAAVAGCFGSRSNELTIAHMPIFPDLQYFVMESEGFLSEIDAEIDSREFTDGPAIVQAYGGGEIDIAMFGIVPAMIVIDRGIPATVTATNIKEPMAIMAHEEFQTLWDDHGADAFEVWKDDRGETFRFGTFPQGSVPDVLLRYWLREEVGVDPDEAVDIIEIGGANAVFQAIANDEIDGTSIMEPVPTRAESEGLPVQLFRTSAEIMPGQPAAVTLMHDEVRDSDVASQFLEQHVRATDFIHENPAETADIVEDGIGMPAEQARRALDGPLANFVTDPREIENGTEIFASFAHENGQIDDELSTEDVFDYDLYDGVTS; this comes from the coding sequence GTGATTGACGACTCGATTTCTCTCTCACGACGGGAGTATCTCGCGGGAACGAGCGCTGTCGGAACGGCGGCCGTCGCCGGCTGCTTCGGGAGCCGATCGAACGAACTCACGATCGCGCACATGCCGATCTTTCCCGATCTGCAGTACTTCGTGATGGAGTCCGAGGGATTCCTCTCGGAGATCGACGCCGAGATCGACAGCCGGGAGTTCACCGACGGCCCGGCCATCGTCCAGGCGTACGGTGGCGGCGAAATCGACATCGCGATGTTCGGCATCGTGCCCGCGATGATCGTCATCGACCGTGGGATTCCGGCGACGGTGACCGCGACGAATATCAAAGAACCGATGGCGATCATGGCCCACGAGGAGTTCCAGACGCTGTGGGACGACCACGGCGCCGACGCCTTCGAGGTCTGGAAAGACGACCGCGGGGAGACGTTCCGATTCGGAACGTTCCCGCAGGGGTCGGTCCCCGACGTCTTGCTCCGGTACTGGCTCCGCGAGGAGGTCGGCGTCGATCCCGACGAGGCCGTCGATATCATCGAGATCGGCGGTGCGAACGCGGTGTTCCAGGCGATCGCGAACGACGAAATCGACGGCACGTCGATCATGGAACCGGTGCCCACTCGCGCCGAGTCGGAGGGCCTTCCGGTCCAGCTTTTCCGGACGTCGGCCGAAATCATGCCCGGACAACCCGCCGCCGTCACGCTGATGCACGACGAGGTCCGCGACTCGGACGTTGCGTCGCAGTTCCTCGAACAGCACGTCCGTGCGACGGATTTCATCCACGAGAACCCGGCGGAGACGGCCGACATCGTCGAGGACGGGATCGGTATGCCGGCCGAGCAGGCCCGACGGGCGCTCGACGGACCGCTCGCGAATTTCGTCACCGATCCGCGCGAGATCGAGAACGGGACGGAGATCTTCGCGTCGTTCGCACACGAGAACGGCCAGATCGACGACGAACTGTCGACCGAGGACGTCTTCGACTACGACCTCTACGATGGAGTCACATCGTGA
- a CDS encoding ABC transporter permease: MATDVTQEIDRPNATSRLPFVDVDLRRLLFGAGGIAAFVALWWLGSLVQPSYVLPSPIAVAETFAAEAASGDLTAALGQSVRHWLPGAVVGTGLGIGVGIALAWSSVLDDVSSPVVRVLRPVPPLALVGFAIAWFGINHAGAAFIIAVGAFWINFYAAYGAVEGVSEDLLDVARSLGVKGNLELVRSVVVPAASPELMTGIRTGIGRSWMLVVAAELFGVPGIGREILRASNNLQVDAVITYILALSLVFLVVDTAFRAAQRRVLAWR, encoded by the coding sequence ATGGCAACCGACGTAACACAGGAGATCGACCGGCCGAACGCGACGAGCAGGCTCCCGTTCGTTGACGTCGACCTCCGACGGCTCCTGTTCGGTGCCGGGGGAATCGCCGCGTTCGTCGCGCTCTGGTGGCTCGGCTCGCTCGTCCAGCCGTCGTACGTTCTTCCGTCGCCGATCGCCGTCGCCGAGACGTTCGCCGCCGAGGCCGCGAGCGGGGACCTGACCGCGGCGCTGGGACAGAGCGTCCGTCACTGGCTCCCGGGTGCCGTCGTCGGGACGGGCCTCGGAATCGGCGTCGGCATCGCACTGGCGTGGAGTTCGGTCCTCGACGACGTCTCGTCGCCGGTCGTTCGCGTGCTCCGACCGGTGCCGCCGCTCGCGCTGGTCGGCTTCGCGATCGCGTGGTTCGGCATCAACCACGCCGGCGCGGCGTTCATCATCGCCGTCGGCGCGTTCTGGATCAACTTCTACGCCGCCTACGGCGCCGTCGAGGGGGTGTCGGAGGACCTGCTGGACGTCGCTCGCAGTCTCGGCGTCAAGGGCAACCTCGAACTCGTCCGATCGGTGGTCGTGCCGGCCGCGTCGCCGGAACTCATGACCGGCATCCGGACCGGGATCGGTCGATCGTGGATGCTCGTCGTCGCCGCCGAACTCTTCGGCGTTCCCGGAATCGGCCGTGAAATTCTGCGGGCGTCGAACAACCTGCAGGTCGACGCGGTGATCACGTACATCCTCGCGTTGAGTCTCGTGTTCCTCGTCGTCGATACCGCGTTCCGCGCGGCCCAGCGGAGGGTTCTGGCGTGGCGGTAG
- a CDS encoding ABC transporter ATP-binding protein: MAVDDTDASRVRVDGVGKQYATEQGPVQALEDVSFEVEPGEFVCLVGPSGSGKTTLFRVVAGLESPTSGSVSLDGTPVREPNPDMGIVFQEYHLFPWRTVRGNIAFGLERTDVSTDDRERRVQHLVDLVGLDGFEDSYPKALSGGMKQRVALARALAVDPALLLMDEPFGAVDAQTKERLQTELLEIWDQTGKTILFVTHDVEEAVKLADRIVVMAKDPGRVREIVEIDLPRPRSRADEAFGEYYERVLDLIRA; encoded by the coding sequence GTGGCGGTAGACGATACCGACGCTTCCCGCGTCCGGGTCGACGGCGTCGGGAAGCAGTACGCCACCGAACAGGGCCCGGTGCAGGCACTCGAAGACGTCTCGTTCGAGGTCGAACCCGGCGAATTCGTCTGTCTCGTCGGCCCCTCCGGATCCGGAAAGACGACGCTGTTTCGCGTCGTCGCCGGCCTCGAATCGCCGACGTCGGGGTCCGTCTCCCTCGACGGGACGCCGGTCAGGGAACCGAACCCCGACATGGGAATCGTGTTCCAGGAGTACCACCTGTTCCCGTGGCGGACCGTCCGTGGGAATATCGCCTTCGGGCTGGAGCGGACGGACGTCTCGACGGACGACCGGGAACGGCGCGTCCAGCACCTCGTCGACCTCGTCGGACTGGACGGGTTCGAGGACAGTTATCCGAAGGCACTCTCCGGCGGGATGAAACAGCGCGTCGCACTCGCACGGGCGCTGGCCGTCGATCCCGCGCTCCTCCTGATGGACGAACCGTTCGGTGCCGTCGACGCGCAGACGAAGGAACGGCTCCAGACCGAACTCCTCGAGATCTGGGATCAGACGGGCAAGACCATCCTGTTCGTCACGCACGACGTCGAGGAAGCCGTGAAACTCGCGGACCGGATCGTCGTGATGGCGAAAGACCCGGGTCGAGTTCGCGAAATCGTCGAGATCGATCTTCCGCGCCCCCGATCGCGCGCCGACGAGGCGTTCGGCGAGTACTACGAGCGCGTTCTCGATCTCATCCGCGCCTGA
- the hisH gene encoding imidazole glycerol phosphate synthase subunit HisH has protein sequence MSSVSSAQEQSLASVVVVDYGLGNLRSVTRGLERAGADVEITDDPEAFHAADGVVLPGVGAFREGVENADPLREDLLEVAETGTPLFGICLGMQMLLTTSEEGENEGESAVQGLDLIPGTNVRFAEGQKVPHMGWNELSVDRDHPLVEGVDGEYAYFVHSYYAVPDDEIATVATTDYEIEFPSIVASEDGTVFGTQFHPEKSGETGLQILRNFVEICASE, from the coding sequence ATGAGCAGCGTCTCGTCCGCACAGGAGCAGTCGCTCGCCTCCGTGGTCGTCGTCGACTACGGACTCGGCAATCTGCGTAGCGTCACCCGCGGACTGGAGCGTGCGGGTGCCGACGTGGAGATCACCGACGATCCCGAGGCCTTCCACGCGGCCGACGGCGTCGTCCTCCCCGGCGTCGGTGCGTTCCGCGAGGGCGTCGAGAACGCCGATCCCCTCCGCGAGGATCTCCTCGAAGTCGCGGAGACCGGAACCCCACTCTTCGGCATCTGTCTCGGAATGCAGATGCTACTCACGACGAGCGAGGAAGGCGAAAACGAGGGCGAGTCCGCGGTGCAGGGCCTCGACCTGATCCCCGGCACCAACGTCCGGTTCGCGGAGGGCCAGAAGGTCCCCCACATGGGCTGGAACGAGCTCTCCGTCGATCGCGATCACCCGCTGGTCGAGGGTGTGGATGGAGAGTACGCCTACTTCGTCCACTCCTACTACGCGGTGCCGGACGACGAAATCGCGACCGTCGCGACCACCGACTACGAGATCGAGTTCCCTTCGATCGTCGCCAGCGAGGACGGCACCGTCTTCGGGACGCAGTTCCACCCCGAAAAGAGCGGCGAGACGGGCCTGCAGATTCTGCGGAACTTCGTCGAAATTTGCGCCAGCGAGTGA
- a CDS encoding sensor histidine kinase produces MRKDLEVQLAESDATVDTEALPRVEGDRNQLRQLFQNLLSNAIEYSGDEPPRVHVTAERNGSNCTVSVADEGIGIDPADSDRVFEVFRRLHGREEYEGTGIGLALCKRIVERHGGEIWVDSEPGEGSTFSFTLPAADRGE; encoded by the coding sequence GTGCGGAAGGATCTCGAAGTGCAACTCGCCGAAAGCGACGCCACCGTGGATACCGAAGCGTTGCCCCGCGTCGAGGGCGACCGCAACCAGTTACGCCAACTGTTCCAGAACCTGCTCTCGAACGCGATCGAGTACAGCGGCGACGAACCGCCACGGGTGCACGTCACTGCCGAGCGAAACGGATCGAACTGTACGGTGTCGGTCGCGGACGAGGGAATCGGTATCGATCCGGCCGATTCCGATCGGGTCTTCGAGGTGTTCCGACGACTTCACGGCCGCGAGGAGTACGAGGGAACGGGGATCGGGCTCGCACTGTGTAAACGGATCGTCGAACGCCACGGCGGCGAGATCTGGGTGGACTCCGAACCCGGCGAGGGCTCGACGTTCTCGTTTACCCTGCCGGCCGCCGACCGGGGCGAGTGA
- a CDS encoding S-layer protein yields MVQKSLSRRRFGSTIASLTTVALAGCSDETADDENDSDENDEFELDNPGELTINLENEDGDPISTGVEVTIAHDEEDTTLHYGQEIQNGQIVVSTLVHTGDHTITVESLDDEFETVEESVTVEEETDEEVTIVLEGASGDSDDAN; encoded by the coding sequence ATGGTCCAAAAATCGCTCTCCCGCCGCCGATTTGGTTCCACGATAGCCTCCCTGACGACGGTCGCACTCGCAGGCTGTTCCGACGAAACTGCGGACGACGAGAACGACAGCGACGAGAACGACGAGTTCGAACTAGACAATCCGGGCGAACTCACGATCAACCTGGAGAACGAGGACGGAGACCCTATCTCGACGGGCGTCGAAGTGACGATCGCTCACGACGAGGAAGATACCACCCTCCACTACGGTCAGGAGATCCAGAACGGCCAGATCGTGGTCTCGACGCTCGTCCACACCGGCGACCACACGATCACCGTCGAGAGTCTCGACGACGAGTTCGAGACCGTCGAAGAGTCGGTCACGGTCGAGGAGGAGACGGACGAAGAAGTCACGATCGTCCTCGAAGGTGCATCGGGAGATTCCGACGACGCAAACTAG
- a CDS encoding tRNA (guanine(26)-N(2))-dimethyltransferase, with translation MRVTEGGVELEVPGEQTEGVEEAVFYNPRQELNRDLTIATLRAFRDREPRAESYLDAMTASGIRGVRAAVDGWDVTCCDVDEEAVDLARENLGRNDLEATVEHRNVNGLMHDEVFDVIDLDPYGTPMPFADAAFANCRDLVCVTATDTAPLCGAHFDSGVRSYSAVPRNTDYHPEMGVRILLSALARSAARFDVGVEPILTHATSHYVRTYLELDHRATSADAAIDELGHVYHCEDCLYREHDPGLIADPIETCPHCGDDRMLAAGPVWLGPVHDHDFVEAVRAAVPDAFGTAEKARELCETLAAELDTPTHYDQHKLCRNWGLPANAMDDFLADLRDAGHAASRAHYGGTTFKTDASVGEIRAATEDNLD, from the coding sequence ATGCGCGTCACCGAGGGCGGCGTCGAACTCGAGGTACCCGGCGAGCAGACCGAGGGCGTCGAGGAGGCGGTGTTCTACAACCCGCGACAGGAGTTGAACCGGGACCTGACGATCGCGACGCTGCGGGCCTTCCGCGATCGGGAACCGCGAGCGGAATCGTACCTCGACGCGATGACCGCCAGCGGCATCCGGGGCGTGCGTGCCGCCGTCGACGGCTGGGACGTCACCTGCTGTGACGTCGACGAGGAGGCGGTCGACCTCGCCCGAGAGAACCTCGGGCGCAACGACCTGGAGGCGACGGTCGAACACCGCAACGTCAACGGTCTGATGCACGACGAGGTGTTTGACGTGATCGACCTCGACCCCTACGGGACGCCGATGCCGTTCGCCGACGCCGCCTTCGCGAACTGCCGCGACCTCGTCTGCGTCACCGCGACCGACACCGCGCCGCTGTGCGGGGCCCACTTCGACAGCGGCGTCCGCTCGTACTCCGCCGTGCCGCGGAACACGGACTACCACCCCGAGATGGGCGTCCGGATCCTCCTCTCCGCGCTCGCCCGTAGCGCCGCCCGGTTCGACGTCGGCGTCGAACCGATCCTGACCCACGCGACCAGCCACTACGTCCGGACCTACCTCGAACTCGATCACCGGGCGACGTCGGCCGACGCCGCGATCGACGAGTTGGGGCACGTCTACCACTGCGAGGACTGTCTCTACCGCGAGCACGACCCCGGGCTGATCGCCGACCCGATCGAGACCTGTCCCCACTGCGGGGACGATCGGATGCTCGCGGCGGGGCCGGTCTGGCTCGGCCCGGTGCACGATCACGACTTCGTCGAGGCCGTTCGTGCGGCGGTGCCGGACGCGTTCGGCACCGCGGAGAAGGCGCGAGAACTCTGCGAGACGCTCGCCGCCGAACTCGACACGCCGACCCACTACGATCAGCACAAACTCTGTCGGAACTGGGGGCTGCCCGCCAACGCGATGGACGATTTTCTCGCCGACCTTCGCGACGCGGGCCACGCGGCCTCGCGGGCCCACTACGGCGGAACGACGTTCAAGACGGACGCGAGCGTCGGCGAGATCCGTGCGGCGACCGAGGACAATCTCGACTGA
- a CDS encoding YgaP family membrane protein, which translates to MEKNVGGYDRGIRFIVGPVLLIVGIAAVAGLLSIAAGAVGAALAVLALVVGAVLTTTAITQKCPMNSLLGVNTYKGMARSESETGDPQAGRPS; encoded by the coding sequence ATGGAAAAGAACGTCGGCGGATACGACCGCGGAATTCGGTTCATCGTTGGGCCGGTACTGCTGATCGTCGGTATCGCCGCAGTTGCTGGGCTGCTCTCGATCGCTGCCGGGGCCGTCGGCGCGGCCCTCGCCGTGCTCGCGCTCGTCGTCGGTGCGGTGCTGACGACCACCGCGATCACGCAGAAGTGTCCCATGAACTCGTTGCTCGGTGTCAACACCTACAAGGGAATGGCCCGCTCAGAGTCGGAGACCGGCGACCCGCAGGCTGGTCGACCCAGCTGA
- a CDS encoding YihY/virulence factor BrkB family protein produces MIDYRQGLAFTRRLAGLAKREQLTLLAAGVAFYGFISLVPLALLTVALAASIGGEALAIRLSTAASDVLTPSAQELLAETIVDETGRTGATIVGILGLLWGSSRVLWGLDRAFSLVYGTGGTKSLLDTIWDATIVFAVIALGLAFVGALEIGIRVFPFAGVFVVGQLFVLLGLVATFLPLYVVFPDVDVGFREALPGTVFAAIGWYVLSRTFSLYAGLAGDYAVYGALGAVFLVLVWLYAGAIVLVFGALLNAVLATREVDRQLQSPRARQFSTEAMTDDATGADEGEGGGHDESAGAGGEPDHDEGASIDREPGDEPTGQRSRTTARTRDRSADPEALREEIERLRDRIDDFETDVEDRTVKKESIESELKRYVRRRVRRGHAHGWGPYIVLLYGTAMAIAAFYFLSGGWAILAMFVVWTSTLGVYVLMVLFGFGLSLLGAPGRLRDRIGDWRS; encoded by the coding sequence GTGATCGACTACAGACAGGGACTCGCGTTCACGCGTCGACTCGCCGGCCTCGCGAAACGCGAGCAACTGACGCTGCTCGCGGCCGGGGTCGCGTTCTACGGGTTCATTTCGCTCGTCCCGCTCGCGCTGCTGACGGTCGCGCTCGCGGCTTCGATCGGCGGGGAAGCACTCGCAATCCGACTCTCGACCGCCGCCAGTGACGTGCTCACGCCGTCGGCACAGGAACTGCTCGCGGAGACGATCGTCGACGAAACCGGCCGTACGGGGGCGACCATCGTGGGGATCCTCGGCCTGCTCTGGGGATCGAGCCGGGTCCTGTGGGGACTCGATCGGGCCTTCTCGCTGGTGTACGGTACCGGGGGCACGAAGTCGCTGCTGGACACGATCTGGGACGCCACGATCGTTTTCGCCGTGATCGCGCTCGGACTCGCGTTCGTCGGCGCGCTCGAGATCGGGATCCGCGTGTTTCCGTTCGCCGGCGTCTTCGTCGTCGGTCAACTGTTCGTCCTGCTGGGCCTGGTCGCGACCTTCCTGCCGCTGTACGTGGTGTTTCCGGACGTCGACGTCGGATTTCGCGAGGCCCTTCCCGGGACCGTTTTCGCCGCGATCGGCTGGTACGTCCTGAGCCGGACGTTCTCGCTGTACGCGGGTCTCGCCGGCGACTACGCCGTCTACGGCGCACTCGGAGCCGTCTTTCTCGTCCTCGTCTGGCTGTACGCCGGGGCGATCGTCCTCGTGTTCGGAGCCCTCCTCAACGCGGTCCTCGCCACCCGTGAAGTGGATCGGCAGCTACAAAGTCCCCGCGCCCGACAGTTTTCCACAGAAGCGATGACCGACGACGCCACGGGTGCCGACGAGGGCGAGGGCGGCGGCCACGACGAGAGCGCCGGGGCGGGCGGTGAACCCGATCACGACGAGGGGGCCAGTATCGATCGCGAACCCGGCGACGAGCCCACGGGCCAGCGATCGCGGACGACCGCTCGCACGCGCGACCGATCGGCCGACCCCGAAGCGCTCCGGGAGGAGATCGAACGGCTGCGCGATCGGATCGACGACTTCGAGACGGACGTCGAGGATCGGACGGTCAAGAAGGAGTCGATCGAGAGCGAACTCAAACGCTACGTCCGCCGCCGGGTCCGCCGCGGGCACGCCCACGGCTGGGGGCCCTACATCGTGCTCCTGTACGGGACGGCGATGGCCATCGCCGCGTTTTACTTCCTCTCGGGCGGCTGGGCGATCCTCGCGATGTTCGTCGTCTGGACGTCCACGCTCGGCGTCTACGTGCTGATGGTGCTGTTCGGGTTCGGCCTCTCGCTGCTCGGCGCACCCGGCCGCCTGCGCGATCGGATCGGCGACTGGCGGTCCTGA